The Alphaproteobacteria bacterium genome contains a region encoding:
- a CDS encoding TlyA family RNA methyltransferase, with protein sequence MTKRKRADVALVERGLFESRARAQAAIAAGLVTADGAVIRKSSDEVAAGAVLQATPEHRWVSRGALKLVAALDHFGFDPGGDVCLDVGASTGGFTEVLLANGANKVYAVDVGRGQLHARLRGDPAIVSLEETDIRKLDSTWLAEAPEFATVDVSFISLKLVLPALDRLLRRPSHLVALIKPQFEAGRAHVKKGIVRDPAVHGAVREEIAAFARSLGWTVVGTIASPIEGGEGNKEFLLGATRD encoded by the coding sequence ATGACAAAGCGCAAGCGAGCCGACGTGGCTCTGGTCGAGCGCGGCCTGTTCGAAAGCCGGGCGCGCGCGCAAGCGGCCATTGCCGCGGGGCTGGTGACCGCTGACGGCGCGGTGATCCGAAAGTCATCCGATGAGGTCGCCGCGGGCGCTGTACTCCAGGCGACCCCGGAGCATCGGTGGGTTTCCCGTGGAGCGCTGAAGCTTGTCGCCGCGCTGGATCACTTCGGTTTCGATCCCGGAGGCGACGTTTGTCTCGATGTCGGCGCGTCGACCGGCGGCTTCACCGAAGTGCTGCTCGCCAACGGCGCGAACAAGGTCTACGCCGTCGATGTGGGTCGCGGACAATTGCACGCGCGGCTGCGCGGCGATCCGGCCATCGTATCGCTGGAAGAGACGGACATCCGCAAGCTCGATTCAACGTGGCTCGCCGAAGCGCCGGAGTTCGCCACGGTGGATGTCAGCTTCATCTCGCTCAAGCTGGTTCTGCCGGCGCTCGATCGGTTGCTGCGCAGACCTTCGCACCTTGTCGCGCTGATCAAGCCGCAATTTGAAGCGGGGCGCGCTCACGTGAAGAAGGGCATTGTGCGGGATCCGGCGGTGCATGGGGCGGTGCGCGAGGAGATCGCGGCCTTCGCTCGCTCGCTTGGTTGGACGGTCGTCGGCACCATTGCGTCACCGATCGAAGGTGGAGAGGGGAACAAGGAATTCTTGCTCGGGGCGACGCGTGACTGA
- a CDS encoding methyltransferase — protein sequence MTERLTISRLGQRGDGIADTPDGPVYVPYTLPGETVEVEAFPGHPDRRHLLRVENASPERIAPICPHFAVCGGCQTQHWDFSRYRGWKRGLVSEALRHAGLDTPVGDLIDAHGAGRRRAVFHALWGPHGVLDVGFAAFRAHNIVAIDRCPVLAPSLDGALRAAWAIAEAIGPGKPLDIQITATDAGLDVDVRGSGPLGARHTAALARLAQSHGLARLTRHGELIVQHAAPTVRMGKATVALPPGAFLQATAEGETTLAQLVMEHVGQAKRIADLFCGVGPFALRLAERARITAADSDAGAIAALGQAAKTPGLKPIAAEARDLFRRPLASDELKSFDAVVFDPPRQGAEAQARQLAASRVPLIVAVFCSAATFARDARILSDGGYRLTSVTPVDQFRHSAQVEIVGAFRR from the coding sequence GTGACTGAGCGCCTCACCATCTCCCGCCTCGGCCAGCGCGGCGATGGGATCGCCGATACGCCGGACGGGCCGGTGTACGTTCCCTACACGCTGCCGGGCGAGACCGTGGAGGTCGAGGCGTTTCCCGGCCATCCGGACCGCCGCCACCTCCTGCGCGTGGAGAATGCGAGCCCGGAGCGGATCGCGCCGATCTGCCCGCACTTCGCCGTGTGCGGCGGCTGCCAGACGCAGCATTGGGATTTTTCCCGCTACCGCGGCTGGAAGCGCGGGCTTGTTTCCGAGGCGTTGCGCCACGCGGGGCTCGACACGCCGGTCGGCGATCTCATCGACGCGCATGGCGCGGGACGGCGCCGCGCGGTGTTCCACGCGCTCTGGGGCCCGCACGGTGTCCTGGACGTCGGGTTTGCGGCTTTTCGCGCGCACAACATCGTTGCGATCGACCGGTGCCCGGTGCTCGCCCCGTCGCTTGACGGCGCGCTGCGGGCCGCATGGGCGATCGCTGAGGCGATCGGCCCCGGGAAGCCGCTCGACATTCAGATAACCGCAACCGACGCCGGGCTGGACGTCGACGTGCGCGGCTCGGGGCCGCTCGGGGCGCGTCACACGGCCGCGCTCGCGCGACTTGCGCAATCGCACGGCCTGGCACGGCTGACGCGGCACGGCGAACTGATCGTGCAGCATGCCGCGCCGACGGTGCGAATGGGAAAGGCAACCGTCGCATTGCCGCCGGGCGCGTTCCTGCAGGCGACGGCCGAAGGCGAGACGACATTGGCGCAGCTGGTGATGGAGCATGTGGGGCAGGCGAAGCGCATCGCCGATCTCTTCTGCGGCGTCGGTCCGTTTGCGCTGCGGCTTGCGGAGCGCGCGCGCATCACCGCGGCGGATTCCGACGCGGGTGCCATCGCGGCGCTGGGTCAGGCGGCGAAAACCCCGGGGCTCAAGCCGATTGCCGCCGAGGCGCGCGATCTCTTCCGGCGTCCGCTTGCCTCGGACGAGCTCAAATCATTCGACGCTGTCGTGTTCGATCCGCCGCGCCAGGGCGCCGAGGCGCAGGCGCGCCAGCTCGCGGCGTCACGTGTCCCGCTGATCGTCGCCGTGTTCTGCAGTGCCGCGACCTTCGCGCGCGATGCGCGCATCCTCAGCGACGGCGGCTACCGGCTCACCTCGGTCACGCCAGTCGACCAGTTCCGGCACTCGGCGCAAGTCGAGATCGTCGGAGCCTTCCGGCGCTGA
- a CDS encoding DUF1194 domain-containing protein, with protein sequence MPRLLLGTIGGALALIACAALAAPRLADVPGKAANSVEVDVELVMAVDISYSMDMDELALQREGYAQAIASQEFLNALKQGTNGKVAVTLVEWAGVADQRVVVPWRLIDGPATAQAVSEEMSRAPVRRAFRTSIAGALMFSSGLFENNGYRGIRRVIDVSGDGTNNQGPIVTQVRDDVIAKGIVINGLPIMLKEPQPNSIDIKDLDIYYEDCVIGGPGAFVVPIREREKFKDAIRTKLVLDIARDDGAPRVVPASAEAPRISCTIGEMMWQRRWGSGGIDWR encoded by the coding sequence ATGCCACGGCTGCTGCTTGGAACGATCGGAGGAGCACTCGCGCTCATCGCCTGCGCGGCGCTGGCGGCGCCGCGTCTCGCCGATGTCCCGGGCAAGGCGGCGAACTCCGTCGAGGTCGACGTCGAGCTCGTGATGGCGGTCGACATCTCCTACTCGATGGACATGGACGAGCTCGCGCTGCAGCGCGAAGGCTACGCGCAGGCAATCGCCTCGCAGGAATTCCTCAACGCCTTAAAGCAGGGCACAAACGGCAAGGTCGCCGTCACGCTGGTGGAATGGGCGGGCGTCGCCGATCAGCGCGTGGTCGTACCCTGGCGGCTGATCGACGGGCCCGCCACCGCGCAGGCGGTGTCGGAGGAAATGTCGCGCGCGCCGGTGCGGCGCGCCTTCCGCACCTCGATCGCGGGCGCGCTGATGTTTTCCTCCGGCCTGTTCGAGAACAACGGGTACCGCGGCATCCGCCGCGTGATCGATGTCTCGGGGGACGGCACCAACAACCAGGGACCGATCGTCACGCAGGTGCGCGACGATGTGATCGCCAAGGGCATCGTGATCAACGGCCTGCCGATCATGCTCAAGGAGCCGCAGCCGAATTCGATCGATATCAAGGATCTCGATATCTATTACGAAGACTGCGTGATCGGCGGGCCGGGCGCGTTCGTGGTGCCGATCCGCGAGCGCGAGAAATTCAAGGACGCGATCCGCACCAAGCTGGTGCTCGATATCGCGCGCGACGATGGGGCGCCGCGCGTCGTCCCGGCGTCGGCGGAGGCGCCGCGCATCTCCTGCACGATCGGCGAGATGATGTGGCAGCGGCGCTGGGGCAGCGGCGGAATCGATTGGCGCTGA
- a CDS encoding SET domain-containing protein — protein MSALPREKPRASPSPFDAVAHLFEVRETKIGRGLFACQPIARGTPVFSEDDWVDETEARAFSVLTVAQLEKLSPALRSDFVRYGYNIALDQVSGTFHPEAVRHPVNFINHSCDPNLGYDGMDAIIALCGISPGEEIRMDYGSYSFSFDHEFTCTCGAWGCRGKVQRDDWKSLVRMGLRLPGFMRAEVDRLLWG, from the coding sequence ATGAGTGCACTTCCGCGGGAAAAACCACGCGCCTCACCTTCTCCGTTCGACGCGGTCGCACACCTGTTCGAGGTGCGCGAGACAAAAATCGGGCGTGGCCTGTTCGCCTGCCAGCCGATCGCACGCGGCACGCCGGTGTTCAGCGAAGACGACTGGGTCGATGAAACCGAAGCGCGCGCGTTTTCGGTGCTCACGGTAGCGCAGCTCGAAAAGCTGTCTCCCGCGCTGCGCAGCGACTTTGTCCGCTATGGCTACAACATCGCGCTCGACCAGGTCAGCGGCACGTTCCATCCCGAGGCCGTGCGCCATCCGGTGAACTTCATCAATCACAGTTGCGACCCCAATCTCGGATACGACGGGATGGACGCGATCATCGCGCTCTGCGGCATCTCGCCCGGCGAAGAAATCCGCATGGATTACGGAAGCTACAGCTTTTCCTTCGATCACGAGTTCACCTGCACGTGCGGCGCCTGGGGATGCCGCGGCAAGGTGCAGCGTGACGACTGGAAGAGCCTGGTGCGCATGGGCCTGCGCCTGCCGGGCTTCATGCGCGCGGAGGTGGACCGCCTCCTGTGGGGCTAG
- a CDS encoding SET domain-containing protein-lysine N-methyltransferase translates to MDPTLWSRTPLATRPSRYDTGAYATVDLDESTIVIPQWNEASDGEGWIRLDRRQVQKLPPDAKALFRRYGLDTDFDQILGPVDISFVTDADNFINHSCDPNLRYDTAGNVVAARDIRKGEEVFIDYGFFVVNFDEPFTCTCGARDCRGRIRRQDWKKLAVTYGMNMPRFLHGRIATMKRERPARYSPQVLLAAQPNPSAASTG, encoded by the coding sequence ATGGACCCCACACTCTGGAGTCGGACCCCGCTGGCCACACGGCCCAGCCGGTACGACACGGGCGCCTACGCGACCGTAGACCTCGACGAAAGCACGATCGTCATCCCCCAATGGAATGAAGCGAGCGACGGCGAGGGCTGGATCCGCCTCGACCGGCGGCAGGTGCAGAAGCTTCCCCCCGACGCCAAGGCGCTATTCCGCCGCTATGGCCTCGACACCGACTTCGACCAGATCCTCGGGCCGGTGGACATCAGCTTCGTCACGGATGCCGACAATTTCATCAATCACTCCTGCGATCCGAACCTGCGCTACGACACCGCCGGCAATGTCGTTGCGGCCCGCGACATCCGCAAAGGCGAGGAAGTCTTCATCGACTACGGCTTCTTCGTCGTGAACTTCGACGAGCCGTTCACCTGCACCTGCGGCGCGCGGGATTGCCGCGGCCGCATCCGGCGGCAGGACTGGAAAAAGCTCGCCGTCACCTACGGCATGAACATGCCGCGCTTCCTGCACGGCCGCATCGCGACGATGAAACGCGAACGGCCGGCACGCTATTCGCCTCAGGTGCTGCTGGCCGCGCAGCCGAACCCCTCAGCGGCCTCGACCGGGTAG
- a CDS encoding hemerythrin domain-containing protein: MSELPNTAPTALALDTRAGWPADLRLLIDRYPRAVWQGHANLGAMAQFWLSRHDMFRDIGTALEEATLAFRAGTATAEHFRAWFPPRLQFFLQQLNAHHQVEDLHFFPVFQAAESRLAHGFEVLERDHATIHRSIERAVEMANAFLRAPVNDAQALRRAGDAYAAASDALLRQLRRHLGDEEDLIIPLILDRSEAGLGVA, encoded by the coding sequence ATGAGCGAATTACCCAACACCGCGCCCACCGCGCTTGCGCTCGATACCCGCGCCGGCTGGCCCGCCGATTTGCGGCTCCTGATCGACCGCTATCCCCGCGCGGTGTGGCAGGGGCACGCCAATCTCGGCGCCATGGCGCAGTTCTGGCTCTCGCGGCACGACATGTTCCGCGACATCGGCACGGCGCTGGAGGAGGCGACATTGGCCTTCCGTGCCGGGACCGCGACGGCCGAACACTTCCGCGCCTGGTTTCCGCCCCGGCTGCAATTCTTCCTGCAGCAGCTCAACGCCCACCACCAGGTCGAGGATCTGCATTTCTTTCCGGTATTCCAGGCGGCGGAATCCCGGCTCGCCCACGGCTTTGAGGTCCTGGAGCGCGACCACGCGACCATCCACCGGTCGATCGAGCGGGCGGTCGAGATGGCCAACGCCTTCCTGCGCGCGCCAGTCAATGATGCGCAGGCGCTGCGCAGGGCTGGCGACGCCTACGCGGCAGCCAGCGATGCGCTGCTGCGGCAGTTGCGGCGGCACCTCGGCGACGAGGAGGACCTGATCATCCCCCTGATCCTCGACCGCAGCGAGGCGGGCCTCGGCGTCGCCTGA
- a CDS encoding low temperature requirement protein A, whose product MLSARTSQLRVRRGHEHHRVTFVELFFDLVFVFAITQLSHGLLAHLTPLGVLQTAILMLAVWWAWIDNAWITNWLDPERAPVRLLLFLLMLLGLFVSAAIPKAFDERAAAFALAYGALEITPKLFMLWALKRHDRGNYRNFLRISVWRVLGAACWVAGGFVPAEARLPVWTLALAIDTASPILGFWVPGLGRSTTADWTVEGAHMAERCGLFVIIALGESILITGATFAELTWDAVTLAAFANGFIGSTAMWAVYFNIGAERSSRAVAASDDPGRLARSGYTYMHIPIVAGIIVAAVADELTLHHPGGHTDIKTAAVILGGPALYLAGNLMFKWLTAPHPPLSHMVGLGLLAALSVAVPFAPPLALATATTAVLILVAVWEWLSLGRRSGSKLPV is encoded by the coding sequence GTGCTCTCCGCCCGCACCAGCCAGCTCCGCGTCCGCCGCGGCCACGAGCATCATCGCGTCACCTTCGTCGAGCTGTTCTTCGATCTGGTTTTCGTGTTCGCGATCACGCAGCTTTCGCACGGGCTGCTCGCACATTTGACGCCGCTCGGCGTGCTGCAGACCGCGATCCTGATGCTTGCCGTCTGGTGGGCCTGGATCGACAACGCCTGGATCACCAATTGGCTCGATCCCGAGCGCGCACCGGTGCGGCTGCTGCTGTTCCTGCTGATGCTGCTCGGGCTCTTCGTCTCCGCCGCCATTCCGAAGGCCTTCGACGAGCGCGCGGCCGCCTTCGCGCTCGCCTACGGCGCGCTCGAGATCACGCCAAAGCTGTTCATGCTCTGGGCGCTCAAGCGCCACGATCGCGGCAACTACCGGAACTTCCTGCGCATCTCGGTGTGGCGCGTGCTCGGCGCCGCGTGCTGGGTTGCGGGCGGCTTCGTCCCGGCCGAGGCAAGGCTTCCCGTCTGGACGCTCGCGCTCGCGATCGACACGGCCTCCCCGATCCTGGGTTTCTGGGTGCCGGGGCTCGGGCGCTCGACCACCGCCGACTGGACCGTCGAGGGCGCCCACATGGCCGAGCGCTGCGGCCTCTTCGTCATCATCGCGCTCGGCGAATCGATCCTGATCACCGGCGCGACGTTTGCCGAACTCACATGGGACGCCGTCACGCTCGCCGCTTTCGCGAACGGCTTCATCGGCAGCACCGCCATGTGGGCGGTCTATTTCAACATCGGGGCGGAGCGCTCGAGCCGGGCGGTCGCGGCCTCGGACGACCCGGGGCGGCTCGCGCGCTCCGGCTACACCTACATGCACATCCCGATCGTCGCGGGCATCATCGTGGCGGCGGTCGCCGACGAGCTGACGCTGCATCACCCCGGCGGCCACACCGACATCAAGACGGCCGCCGTGATCCTCGGTGGCCCGGCGCTCTACCTTGCGGGCAATCTGATGTTCAAATGGCTGACCGCCCCTCACCCGCCGCTGTCGCATATGGTCGGACTCGGACTCCTGGCCGCGCTGAGCGTCGCGGTCCCATTCGCGCCGCCGCTGGCGCTCGCGACAGCCACCACCGCCGTGCTGATCCTGGTCGCCGTGTGGGAATGGCTTTCGCTTGGCCGCCGATCGGGCAGTAAACTCCCTGTTTGA
- a CDS encoding N-acyl homoserine lactonase family protein, giving the protein MNRMKVALAFGACVFAALAAPAHAADMALTRLDCGTSPAPVPVNQRFSDTYAYGDLKIAFVFSCYLIKHDNDYLLWDTGHAMTAPNVAPKVSIVDQLAKLDVKPEQIKYVGISHYHADHTGQVASFPNATVLIGKGDWDAITAPKPATGVNFAPFEHWIKGQGKVEPIPTDKDVFEDGSVIVLRTPGHTPGHSSLLVKLPQTGAYILVGDAIHFRENYDAFGVPWFNFDRAQTVASIERIKQIAANLKAKVIIQHDARDVEKLPAFPAAAK; this is encoded by the coding sequence ATGAATCGCATGAAGGTCGCTCTGGCGTTTGGAGCCTGCGTCTTCGCCGCGCTCGCGGCGCCCGCGCACGCCGCCGACATGGCGCTCACGCGCCTCGACTGCGGCACGTCGCCGGCGCCGGTGCCGGTCAACCAGCGCTTTTCGGATACTTATGCCTACGGCGATCTGAAGATCGCGTTCGTCTTCAGCTGCTATCTCATCAAGCACGACAACGACTATCTGTTGTGGGATACGGGCCACGCCATGACGGCGCCGAATGTCGCGCCGAAGGTGAGCATCGTCGATCAGCTGGCGAAGCTCGACGTGAAGCCCGAGCAGATCAAATATGTCGGGATCAGCCACTATCACGCCGATCACACCGGCCAGGTGGCCTCGTTTCCGAATGCGACGGTGCTGATCGGCAAGGGCGACTGGGATGCGATTACGGCTCCGAAGCCGGCGACGGGCGTGAACTTCGCGCCGTTCGAGCACTGGATCAAAGGCCAGGGCAAGGTCGAACCGATCCCGACCGACAAGGATGTGTTCGAAGACGGCAGCGTGATCGTCCTGCGCACGCCGGGGCACACGCCGGGCCATTCGAGCCTGCTGGTGAAGCTGCCGCAGACGGGCGCGTACATACTGGTCGGCGATGCGATTCACTTCCGCGAGAATTACGACGCCTTTGGCGTGCCGTGGTTCAACTTCGACCGCGCCCAGACCGTGGCCTCGATCGAGCGCATCAAGCAGATCGCCGCGAACCTGAAAGCGAAGGTCATCATCCAGCACGACGCGCGCGACGTGGAAAAATTGCCGGCGTTTCCCGCGGCCGCGAAGTAG
- a CDS encoding serine hydrolase, which yields MTVGRDKTMVLRLLVLALFVLAHPLSASAQSVTFPGASWEHKTPADAGLNPAALKDAVDFAVANETKAPRDLVMNHYQTFGREPFGTAIGPIRERGEPTGLIVRGGYVVAEWGEPMRVDMTHSVTKSFLSTLVGIAVDRGMIKSIDDPVRDSIGPIQVYDPNPAGNKSDRLGKSDLLFLFETPHNRTITWNHMLRQTSDWEGTLWGKPDWADRPEANASEWTTRPRNKAGTVYKYNDTRVNVLALAALNVWRRPMPQVLKETVMDPIGASNTWRWFGYENSYVVLDGSIVQSVTGGGHWGGGMFINAYDMARFGYLVLRNGKWRDRQLISEQWLTLARTPTPAEPTYGFMNFFLNTQKKLLPNGPDTAFMFIGNGANVIYIDQEHDIVAVVRWIDNKAMDGFVKRLLAAVQGS from the coding sequence ATGACGGTCGGGAGGGACAAGACCATGGTGCTGCGCTTGCTTGTCTTAGCTCTTTTTGTGCTTGCACATCCGCTGAGCGCGAGCGCGCAATCCGTCACATTCCCGGGAGCAAGCTGGGAGCACAAGACGCCGGCGGATGCCGGACTCAATCCGGCGGCACTCAAGGATGCGGTCGATTTCGCGGTCGCCAACGAAACCAAGGCGCCGCGCGACCTGGTGATGAACCACTATCAGACGTTCGGCCGCGAGCCGTTCGGCACCGCGATCGGACCGATTCGCGAGCGCGGCGAGCCGACCGGGCTGATCGTCCGCGGCGGCTACGTGGTCGCCGAGTGGGGCGAGCCGATGCGCGTCGACATGACCCACAGCGTCACCAAAAGCTTTCTCTCGACGCTGGTCGGCATCGCGGTCGACCGCGGGATGATCAAGAGCATCGACGATCCGGTTCGCGACTCCATCGGGCCGATTCAAGTCTACGATCCCAATCCCGCGGGCAACAAATCCGATCGTCTCGGCAAATCCGATCTGCTGTTTCTCTTCGAGACGCCGCACAACCGCACCATCACGTGGAATCACATGCTGCGCCAGACCAGCGACTGGGAGGGGACGCTGTGGGGCAAACCCGATTGGGCCGATCGGCCCGAGGCCAACGCGTCCGAATGGACGACGCGCCCCCGCAACAAGGCGGGCACCGTCTACAAATACAACGACACGCGCGTGAACGTGCTCGCGCTCGCGGCGCTCAACGTCTGGCGGCGGCCGATGCCGCAAGTGCTGAAAGAGACCGTCATGGATCCGATCGGCGCTTCGAACACGTGGCGCTGGTTCGGCTACGAGAACTCCTACGTCGTGCTTGACGGCAGCATCGTGCAGTCGGTCACGGGCGGCGGACACTGGGGCGGCGGCATGTTCATCAACGCCTACGACATGGCGCGCTTCGGCTACCTCGTGCTGCGCAATGGCAAGTGGCGCGACCGCCAGCTCATCTCCGAGCAATGGCTCACTCTCGCGCGCACGCCGACGCCGGCCGAGCCGACCTACGGCTTCATGAACTTCTTCCTCAACACGCAGAAGAAGCTGTTACCGAACGGCCCCGACACCGCGTTCATGTTCATCGGCAACGGCGCGAACGTGATCTACATCGATCAGGAGCATGACATCGTCGCGGTCGTGCGCTGGATCGACAACAAGGCGATGGACGGTTTTGTGAAGCGGCTGCTCGCCGCGGTGCAGGGGAGTTAG
- a CDS encoding EAL domain-containing protein: MFRVLSCLTFEHDLRLVGLAGIVCFLASLAAINLFHRAVATKGRARAVWLGTAGAASGCGIWATHFIAMLAYDPGLGVNYNITLTVLSLLLAAGLTASGLSVAACNRNPWATCAGGALVGGGVACMHYLGMSALEMPGHIAWSWDLVAVSVLIGMVLGAASLWVAIHRGGTSGMLTAGVLLTLAIVSHHFTAMGAVEIVPDPARVIDALSLSPGWMAIGIASAAVAVLAMSLAGAFVDKRTAERIAHMAHHDPLTGLPNRAAFTAQFATVLERSAAARSGFAILCIDLDRFKEINDLFGHSAGDLVLRQVADRLLTAVEGQFVARLGGDEFTIIVQGDDGQAEGGSVAERILSAVFENMEVDGHRITVGVSVGVAVYPHDGADAATLLSNADAALYRAKAEGRGTIRFFAAEMDQQLRKKRSLQHDLRSALERNEFRLFYQPQATTGGEIIGFEALARWYHPKRGVVPPAEFIPIAEESSLIMSIGEWVLRDACAEAASWPRPLQIAVNLSPAQFKQGDLPNLVHSILLQTGLSPSRLELEITEGVLIGDFNRAVSILRRLKSLGVRIAMDDFGTGYSSLSYLQSFPFDKIKIDRSFIANLHLNHQSAAIVRAMIGLARGLEVPVVAEGVETSEQLDFLAKESCSEIQGYLIGRPSPITAFSEMVGRTETGETVRAVA, encoded by the coding sequence ATGTTTCGCGTATTGTCGTGCCTGACCTTCGAACACGACCTGCGTCTGGTCGGGCTCGCCGGCATTGTCTGCTTTCTCGCAAGCCTGGCGGCGATCAATCTGTTTCATCGCGCGGTGGCAACGAAAGGCCGCGCGCGCGCCGTTTGGTTGGGGACCGCCGGTGCTGCGAGCGGCTGCGGGATTTGGGCGACGCATTTCATCGCCATGCTTGCCTATGATCCGGGCCTCGGGGTGAACTACAACATCACTCTCACCGTCCTGTCCCTCCTTCTGGCCGCAGGCCTGACCGCAAGCGGCCTGTCCGTCGCCGCCTGCAATCGGAACCCTTGGGCAACTTGCGCCGGCGGGGCTCTGGTCGGCGGTGGCGTCGCCTGCATGCACTATCTCGGTATGTCGGCGCTGGAAATGCCGGGCCACATTGCATGGTCCTGGGATCTCGTGGCGGTCTCGGTTCTCATCGGCATGGTGCTCGGCGCCGCAAGCCTGTGGGTTGCGATCCACCGCGGCGGCACGTCCGGCATGTTGACCGCCGGCGTATTGCTCACGCTCGCCATCGTTTCGCATCACTTCACCGCCATGGGCGCGGTCGAAATCGTGCCCGATCCGGCGCGCGTCATCGATGCGTTGTCGTTGTCGCCTGGATGGATGGCGATCGGAATTGCCAGCGCCGCGGTCGCCGTTCTTGCAATGAGCCTTGCCGGCGCCTTCGTGGACAAGCGCACGGCCGAGCGTATCGCGCACATGGCCCATCACGACCCGCTGACAGGCCTGCCCAACCGGGCGGCTTTTACGGCTCAATTTGCCACGGTGCTGGAACGCTCTGCCGCCGCGCGATCCGGGTTTGCGATCCTGTGCATCGACCTGGACCGGTTCAAGGAAATCAACGATCTGTTTGGCCACTCCGCGGGCGATCTCGTGCTGCGCCAGGTCGCGGACCGGCTTTTGACCGCCGTAGAAGGCCAGTTCGTTGCGCGTCTCGGCGGCGACGAGTTCACGATTATCGTGCAGGGCGACGACGGGCAGGCGGAGGGAGGTTCAGTCGCCGAGCGCATTCTGTCCGCCGTGTTTGAAAACATGGAGGTCGACGGCCATCGCATCACCGTCGGTGTAAGCGTCGGCGTCGCAGTCTATCCGCACGACGGCGCGGATGCCGCCACGTTGCTCAGCAACGCGGACGCGGCGCTCTACCGGGCGAAGGCGGAGGGACGCGGCACGATCCGGTTCTTTGCCGCCGAGATGGATCAGCAGCTTCGCAAGAAGCGCAGCCTGCAACATGATCTGCGCTCCGCGCTGGAGCGAAACGAATTCCGCCTGTTTTATCAGCCGCAGGCGACGACCGGAGGCGAGATCATCGGCTTCGAAGCGCTGGCGCGCTGGTATCACCCGAAACGCGGTGTGGTGCCGCCGGCCGAATTCATTCCGATTGCGGAAGAGAGCAGCCTGATCATGTCGATCGGCGAGTGGGTGTTACGCGACGCCTGCGCCGAGGCCGCATCATGGCCCCGCCCGTTGCAGATCGCGGTCAACCTTTCACCGGCTCAATTCAAGCAGGGCGATTTGCCCAATTTGGTGCACTCGATCCTGCTGCAGACCGGCCTGTCGCCATCGCGGCTCGAACTGGAGATCACCGAAGGTGTCCTGATCGGCGATTTCAACCGCGCCGTCTCGATTCTGCGCAGGCTCAAGAGCCTCGGCGTGCGCATCGCGATGGATGACTTCGGCACGGGGTACTCGTCGCTGTCCTATCTGCAATCCTTTCCGTTCGACAAGATCAAGATCGACCGCTCGTTCATCGCCAACCTCCACCTGAACCATCAGTCTGCTGCGATCGTGCGCGCCATGATCGGGCTTGCGCGCGGCCTCGAGGTGCCGGTCGTCGCCGAGGGCGTGGAGACGAGCGAACAGCTCGATTTCCTGGCCAAGGAGTCCTGCAGCGAAATTCAGGGATATCTGATCGGGAGGCCGTCTCCCATCACGGCGTTCTCCGAGATGGTCGGGCGAACCGAAACAGGCGAGACCGTTCGCGCGGTGGCGTGA